A genomic window from Fusarium falciforme chromosome 2, complete sequence includes:
- a CDS encoding TGc domain-containing protein, which translates to MAETEEPQFNSLAERIAALKKQQSFTGAPSPEPFRKRPPPPPPPGRPAVEARSQTVPTISTTADAPVKSNPLIPPRPKRIVSTPAVEQTIAESPHDEAQHRRPGGPPPLPSRTSSMQPAPTLPPRRASTQPPGLMVRRGSGSSELSQHSTLSTLSAGRPPSSITSQGSEGTPGHKLPPAYDPASLPKLPPTRREREEAAAAAKAVKTKRSIPSLRPPKSAEPALPPRPSLPPRLPSRPAKPQASAVPEPQETAQPKKLPPRTTANTKTNTKAPIIIGFSSGRKPSHGDDSQEPPIPTVRPRIPSRPRSEDEPPPIPTSSRPSAAQIEAFTVRAATPIAPVYGCLICRDWSGPDTVAAQYPRGSLPRTDPTGYLAKVLCDPFPSYTDKARAIFTWFHHNIDYDTAAFFGNNVRHMTAEDTIFTGKAVCAGYAETYKAIANRAGLECVVVTGHGKGFGYTPLKKGERPPPAKPDGHAWNAVRIDGGDWKLLDACWGAGHVCGQNYTAKFSPVQFVSSNEDFGRRHFPAESRYQFRSDGQVVGWDAYYTGGIDGEPHTMCGTTADEGIAEYSVEPKQLHLSVDSGEIVRFQFSKACEHWSSKMNGGKERLVILSLPRGEGTRDEMVPLQTDGYWYWIDVNAKDLGPRGKSVRLIVLTKFGDHDPRGVTGDEFLAKIGRYAMQWEYLVTWDLV; encoded by the coding sequence ATGGCCGAGACCGAGGAGCCCCAGTTCAACAGTCTGGCTGAGAGAATTGCCGCTCTCAAGAAGCAACAGAGTTTCACTGGCGCCCCGAGTCCTGAGCCCTTTCGCAAGCGGCCTCCCCCTCCACCCCCTCCCGGCCGTCCTGCGGTTGAGGCCAGGAGCCAGACGGTGCCAACCATTTCAACAACAGCTGATGCCCCCGTTAAAAGCAATCCATTGATTCCTCCGAGGCCCAAGAGGATCGTTTCGACTCCTGCTGTAGAGCAAACTATAGCAGAATCTCCACATGATGAGGCCCAACATCGTCGTCCTGGGGGCCCACCTCCGCTCCCAAGTCGCACATCGTCGATGCAGCCAGCGCCGACCTTGCCACCGCGGCGCGCCTCGACACAACCTCCTGGGTTGATGGTCAGGcgtggctctggctcttcaGAGCTATCTCAGCATTCCACATTATCTACACTGTCTGCAGGGCGGCCCCCTTCGTCAATTACAAGCCAAGGTTCTGAAGGCACGCCTGGGCACAAGCTACCTCCAGCTTATGATCCAGCAAGCCTCCCAAAGTTACCGCCAACTCGAAGGGAACGAGAGGAGGCTGCAGCTGCCGCCAAGGCAGTAAAGACCAAGCGGTCTATACCTTCACTTCGGCCTCCCAAGAGTGCCGAGCCTGCACTGCCGCCACGGCCAAGCCTTCCACCAAGACTCCCTTCGCGCCCAGCCAAGCCACAGGCGAGTGCCGTTCCCGAGCCTCAGGAGACAGCCCAGCCCAAGAAACTGCCTCCTAGGACAACTGCAAACACCAAAACAAACACCAAAGCCCCCATTATTATTGGATTCTCGTCCGGACGGAAGCCGTCACATGGAGATGACTCCCAAGAACCCCCGATACCGACCGTGCGACCTCGTATACCTAGCCGTCCACGCTCAGAGGATGAGCCTCCGCCAATCCCTACCTCATCGCGCCCCTCAGCGGCCCAGATCGAGGCATTCACGGTCCGAGCTGCTACTCCAATAGCGCCGGTATACGGTTGCCTCATTTGTCGAGATTGGAGTGGCCCCGATACCGTGGCAGCGCAATATCCTAGGGGTTCGTTGCCGAGAACCGACCCTACTGGGTATTTGGCAAAGGTGCTCTGTGACCCATTCCCGTCTTATACGGACAAGGCGCGAGCCATATTCACCTGGTTCCATCATAACATTGACTACGACACGGCCGCATTTTTCGGCAATAATGTCAGACACATGACTGCCGAGGACACTATCTTCACTGGAAAAGCCGTCTGCGCAGGGTACGCAGAGACATACAAGGCGATCGCAAACAGAGCTGGGCTCGAATGCGTCGTTGTTACTGGCCATGGAAAGGGATTCGGATACACACCACTCAAGAAGGGTGAGCGTCCTCCGCCGGCCAAGCCAGACGGGCATGCCTGGAACGCAGTCCGCATCGATGGCGGGGATTGGAAGCTTTTGGACGCTTGCTGGGGTGCCGGTCATGTGTGCGGACAAAACTACACGGCCAAGTTTTCGCCTGTGCAGTTCGTAAGTTCCAACGAGGATTTTGGCAGAAGACATTTCCCAGCCGAGTCACGCTATCAATTCCGCTCCGACGGCCAGGTTGTGGGTTGGGACGCGTACTACACCGGCGGCATCGATGGGGAACCCCATACGATGTGCGGGACAACTGCAGATGAAGGAATTGCCGAGTATAGCGTGGAGCCGAAACAACTCCATCTCTCCGTCGACAGCGGCGAGATCGTGCGGTTTCAGTTCTCCAAAGCCTGCGAACACTGGTCATCCAAGATGAACGGCGGCAAGGAACGCCTAGTGATCCTCAGCCTCCCCCGTGGCGAGGGAACTCGCGACGAAATGGTGCCACTGCAGACTGACGGCTATTGGTATTGGATCGATGTCAATGCGAAGGACCTGGGTCCTCGGGGCAAGTCGGTTAGGCTGATTGTCCTGACAAAATTCGGCGATCATGACCCGAGGGGTGTCACGGGTGACGAGTTCCTTGCCAAGATCGGCAGATACGCAATGCAGTGGGAGTACCTTGTAACCTGGGATTTGGTTTGA